The Bacillus sp. SM2101 genome contains a region encoding:
- a CDS encoding DUF6019 family protein → MNLLEFLFLILFAIPILLIALYEIIKRAVKNGIDESMTSKLVRHDIKKRHKSN, encoded by the coding sequence GTGAATCTGTTGGAGTTTTTATTTTTGATTTTATTTGCTATCCCTATCCTCTTAATTGCCTTATATGAAATAATAAAACGTGCTGTAAAAAATGGAATCGATGAATCCATGACGAGTAAACTGGTTAGACATGATATTAAAAAAAGGCACAAGTCAAATTAA
- a CDS encoding YolD-like family protein, producing the protein MKDRGIMKWMPAFIQPEHMKMMKEAKADYYKVQKPVLDEHEIEQINSTVLEAFEFTQEVTVTYFENGAFKPCMGYIHFIDQFHRHIRVTDKFDEIHIIKFEDIINVQII; encoded by the coding sequence TTGAAAGATCGAGGAATTATGAAATGGATGCCCGCATTTATACAACCTGAACATATGAAGATGATGAAAGAAGCAAAGGCTGATTATTATAAGGTGCAAAAGCCTGTCTTAGATGAGCATGAGATAGAGCAAATTAATAGTACAGTCCTAGAAGCTTTTGAATTTACACAGGAAGTGACTGTGACATATTTTGAGAACGGGGCTTTTAAGCCATGTATGGGATATATTCATTTTATAGATCAATTCCACAGGCATATTAGAGTAACCGATAAATTCGATGAAATACATATAATTAAATTTGAAGATATTATTAATGTACAAATAATATAA
- a CDS encoding RDD family protein encodes MVNNPAGFFQRLGALILDIICVYLPLAIFSHYLIGIDLLHIDFIFVLYIFLAPVLWYGYNVGKRLSGIRIIKKNGADVTLFTMFMRTFLAQYVYILTIGIGLLISILMVLIRKDCRSLHDFIAGTYVTNDKPEKV; translated from the coding sequence ATGGTCAATAATCCAGCAGGATTTTTTCAGCGTTTAGGAGCTTTAATATTAGATATTATATGTGTATACTTGCCACTTGCTATTTTCAGTCATTATCTTATTGGGATAGATCTATTACATATTGATTTTATTTTCGTCCTATATATATTTTTAGCTCCAGTACTTTGGTACGGTTACAATGTTGGAAAAAGACTATCAGGTATTAGAATTATTAAAAAGAATGGTGCTGATGTTACTTTATTCACCATGTTCATGCGAACGTTCCTTGCACAATATGTATATATTTTAACAATAGGAATTGGTTTGCTAATTAGCATATTAATGGTGTTAATTCGTAAAGATTGTCGTTCTCTTCATGACTTTATCGCAGGTACATATGTAACTAATGATAAACCAGAAAAAGTATAA
- a CDS encoding S-Ena type endospore appendage, giving the protein MGAYVSKSSCCGSTKTLSTEKIACCDCPMEIDSRSGNINLTCGQSMPIFGGNFRGLLSGSISVGEDSACGLRVTITTNGVDVVLDIPLPNDPENSNTLSIAYTNVSNITVACMSDGGGDCFGAYSYKLIDRCISPSLPSPPPP; this is encoded by the coding sequence ATGGGTGCCTATGTTTCAAAATCCTCCTGTTGCGGAAGTACCAAGACGCTCAGTACGGAAAAGATAGCTTGCTGCGATTGTCCGATGGAAATTGATTCGCGAAGCGGAAATATCAACCTTACTTGTGGTCAATCTATGCCGATATTTGGTGGGAATTTTAGAGGACTATTGTCCGGGTCAATTTCTGTAGGAGAGGATTCTGCCTGTGGCCTTCGTGTTACTATCACGACAAACGGTGTAGATGTTGTACTAGATATCCCTCTTCCAAATGATCCGGAAAATAGCAATACTTTAAGTATTGCATATACAAATGTATCTAATATCACAGTTGCCTGCATGAGTGATGGGGGAGGAGATTGTTTTGGTGCATATTCTTATAAGCTTATAGATAGATGTATCAGTCCATCGTTACCTAGCCCTCCTCCACCCTAA
- a CDS encoding beta-propeller fold lactonase family protein — MGTVSVIDIKTHSIIATIPINNNANFQNNIAFTPSGKLAYVTNLGSRNVSVIDTKTHSVIATVDVEIEPRSIAISPDGKLVFVSKSRSVSVIDTKTHNVIATVPVGDFPRVIAIVPGGKLLYVSNNSSGNISVIDTNTHSIIATVTVENMPSNIVFTPNGKMAYLLNGNQNAIGSVSVIDVKTHSVIATIPVGNTEDLPNDIAITSEGKLVYVTTLFGDEVTVIDTKIQSIIATVQVGRFPADVTFTPDGKRAYVANNLGATVTVIDVKTHSVISTVSVGTNPQAIAITPQ, encoded by the coding sequence ATGGGCACTGTATCTGTAATAGATATCAAAACACATTCAATCATTGCTACAATACCGATAAATAATAATGCTAACTTTCAAAATAATATCGCCTTTACTCCCAGTGGTAAATTAGCGTATGTCACGAACCTTGGCTCGCGTAACGTATCAGTTATTGACACTAAGACGCACTCGGTCATTGCTACTGTTGATGTTGAAATAGAGCCAAGAAGTATTGCTATTTCACCTGATGGTAAGTTGGTCTTTGTTTCTAAATCTCGGAGTGTGTCAGTTATTGATACAAAGACTCACAATGTGATTGCTACTGTTCCTGTTGGAGATTTTCCGAGGGTTATAGCTATTGTACCGGGTGGGAAACTACTCTATGTTTCAAATAATTCTTCAGGAAATATTTCCGTCATAGATACAAATACTCACTCGATCATTGCTACTGTGACAGTTGAGAATATGCCAAGCAATATCGTATTTACACCAAATGGGAAAATGGCATATTTATTAAATGGAAACCAAAATGCCATAGGTTCAGTATCTGTAATCGATGTTAAAACTCATTCTGTAATCGCTACAATTCCAGTAGGGAACACCGAAGACCTACCAAATGATATTGCAATAACATCAGAAGGGAAATTAGTGTACGTAACTACTTTATTCGGAGACGAAGTAACAGTTATTGATACAAAAATACAATCAATCATTGCGACAGTTCAAGTAGGTCGTTTTCCAGCAGATGTCACCTTCACACCCGACGGAAAACGAGCATATGTTGCGAATAACCTCGGTGCTACAGTAACAGTAATTGATGTAAAAACGCATTCTGTAATCTCAACTGTTAGCGTTGGTACTAATCCTCAAGCAATAGCAATTACACCACAATGA
- a CDS encoding aspartyl-phosphate phosphatase Spo0E family protein, with amino-acid sequence MTNLLQMIENKREEMKEIAEREGLTSDKVIRCSQELDKLLNDYQISMAVTKD; translated from the coding sequence ATGACTAACTTACTACAAATGATTGAAAACAAAAGAGAAGAAATGAAAGAAATAGCTGAAAGAGAGGGACTTACAAGTGATAAGGTTATTCGATGTAGTCAAGAGTTAGATAAGCTTTTGAATGATTACCAAATATCAATGGCAGTGACGAAGGACTAA